One window of the Trifolium pratense cultivar HEN17-A07 linkage group LG2, ARS_RC_1.1, whole genome shotgun sequence genome contains the following:
- the LOC123905489 gene encoding UPF0481 protein At3g47200-like: protein MEEQPNGYVSELESELIELLEVVVLPEMSEIQEQYIYKVPQTIRQNNPQAYTPKIISIGPFHSPRGSIIDNNNLYEMEELKLKYLKGFLNRTNLCVNDLVFKVQEWENKILNCYAGLVSFDSKDFLKIIIVDECFIIEHFLRYFSYKDWMETDPILLQSWLLDEIEHDLVLVENQLPFFVLEEIYKLANIKY, encoded by the coding sequence atgGAGGAACAACCAAATGGTTATGTGAGTGAACTGGAGAGTGAGTTGATTGAATTGCTCGAAGTAGTAGTTCTTCCAGAAATGTCTGAAATCCAAGAGCAATACATCTACAAAGTACCACAAACAATTCGCCAGAATAATCCACAAGCTTATACTCCTAAAATTATTTCTATCGGTCCTTTTCACAGTCCACGTGGCTCGATTATTGACAACAACAATTTGTATGAAATGGAAGAACTCAAACTCAAATATCTCAAAGGATTTCTAAATAGAACAAATCTATGTGTGAATGATTTGGTTTTTAAAGTTCAAGAGTGggaaaataaaattctaaattgTTATGCAGGGCTTGTTAGCTTTGACAGCAAAGAtttcttaaaaattattatagttgATGAATGCTTCATAATTGAACATTTTCTTAGGTACTTTAGTTACAAAGATTGGATGGAAACTGATCCTATACTTTTACAATCTTGGTTACTTGATGAAATTGAACATGACTTAGTACTCGTGGAAAATCAGCTACCTTTTTTTGTTCTTGAAGAGATATATAAATTAgcaaatataaaatattga
- the LOC123905482 gene encoding UPF0481 protein At3g47200-like — protein MEARPNGYVSVLENELVEMLKGAVLPEMSRTSEQCIYKVPQIIRQANPQAYTPQIISIGPFHNPRGSISANNNLHEMEELKLNYLKGFLNRTKLCVDDLVLKVQKLENKIRNCYAGLVCFDSNDFLKIIVVDACFIIELFLRYAFYPDWKEKDPILSKQWLHNDIKRDLILLENQLPFFVLEEIYKLANINLEVPSFVTITIWYFHRLNQQNINSERLCPKHFTDLLRTFLLPPSFDFAKEMENAGYAIQHVYSASQLSEAGLKFELSESKCLLDLKFDKGVLQMPCFHVHDSTEMHMRNIIAFEGCHISNYDSAYVSQYLSILDFLINTEKDVSILVNKKIISNWMGDANAVATMVNKLCKNVPMPKLNSKYLSLCNRLNGFYENPRNKYKAIFVHEYFNTPCKIASTVTALFLLLFTLIQAVCSIWSLLK, from the coding sequence ATGGAGGCACGACCAAATGGTTATGTGAGTGTACTGGAGAATGAATTGGTTGAAATGCTTAAAGGAGCAGTTCTTCCAGAAATGTCTCGAACGAGTGAGCAATGCATCTACAAAGTACCACAAATAATTCGCCAAGCTAATCCACAAGCTTATACTCCTCAAATTATTTCCATCGGCCCTTTTCACAATCCACGTGGCTCAATTAGTGCTAACAACAATTTACACGAAATGGAAGAACTCAAACTCAACTATCTCAAAGGGTTTCTAAATAGAACAAAGCTATGTGTGGATGACTTGGTTTTAAAAGTTCAAAAGTTGGAAAATAAAATTCGAAATTGTTATGCAGGGCTTGTTTGCTTTGACAGCAATGATTTCTTAAAAATCATTGTAGTTGATGCATGCTTCATAATTGAATTATTTCTAAGGTACGCTTTTTACCCCGATTGGAAGGAAAAGGATCCTATATTATCAAAACAGTGGTTACATAATGACATTAAACGTGACTTAATACTCCTTGAAAATCAGCTACCTTTTTTTGTTCTTGAAGAGATATACAAATTAGCTAATATAAATCTTGAAGTTCCCTCATttgttacaattactatatGGTATTTTCACCGACTCAACCAACAGAACATAAATTCCGAAAGATTGTGTCCTAAACATTTCACAGATCTTCTAAGAACATTTTTGCTACCACCATCATTTGATTTTGCCAAAGAAATGGAAAATGCAGGATATGCAATTCAACATGTATACAGTGCAAGTCAATTATCAGAAGCAGGATTGAAATTTGAGTTAAGTGAAAGCAAATGCTTACTTGACTTGAAATTTGATAAAGGTGTGTTGCAAATGCCATGCTTTCATGTGCATGATTCAACAGAGATGCACATGAGGAATATAATAGCATTTGAAGGATGTCACATTTCAAATTATGATTCAGCATATGTTTCTCAGTACTTGAGTATTTTAGATTTTCTTATTAATACAGAAAAGGATGTGAGCATCTTAgttaataagaaaattatttcGAATTGGATGGGTGATGCTAATGCGGTGGCTACAATGGTTAACAAACTTTGCAAAAATGTGCCAATGCCTAAACTCAATTCAAAATATCTATCTTTGTGTAACAGGTTAAATGGTTTCTATGAAAACCctagaaacaaatataaggcTATCTTTGTACATGAGTACTTCAACACTCCTTGTAAAATCGCATCAACTGTTACTGCACTATTTCTACTTTTGTTTACTCTGATCCAAGCTGTATGTTCAATCTGGTCATTACTGAAATGA
- the LOC123905488 gene encoding inositol transporter 1-like has translation MYYSPTIVQMAGFHSNELALQLSLIVAGLNAAGTVLGIYLIDHAGRKTLALYSLGGVIVSLIILSVSFFNQSSATTTNQNDLYGWLAVAGLALYIAFFSPGMGPVPWTVNSEVYPQEYRGMCGGMSATVNWISNLIVAQSFLSIAEAAGTGPTFFLLDVIAVVAFLFVVFFVPETKGLTFDEVELLWRERAWGKNPHTKTLLERGNQSY, from the coding sequence ATGTACTACAGTCCAACAATCGTCCAAATGGCTGGATTTCACTCTAATGAGTTGGCTCTTCAACTCTCTCTCATAGTTGCCGGATTGAATGCTGCCGGAACAGTTCTGGGCATTTACCTTATTGACCATGCAGGGCGAAAAACATTGGCCCTATATAGTTTAGGAGGAGTAATAGTTTCTCTGATAATCTTATCCGTATCATTTTTTAACCAATCATCTGCCACTACTACAAATCAAAATGATTTATATGGGTGGCTTGCGGTTGCTGGTTTGGCCCTATATATTGCATTTTTCTCGCCAGGGATGGGACCTGTGCCGTGGACAGTAAACTCGGAAGTATATCCACAAGAATACCGAGGAATGTGTGGAGGCATGTCAGCTACTGTGAATTGGATTTCAAATTTGATTGTTGCACAGTCCTTTCTTTCTATTGCAGAAGCTGCAGGGACTGGTCCTACGTTCTTTCTTCTCGATGTCATAGCTGTTGTTGCATTTTTGTTTGTGGTTTTCTTTGTTCCAGAAACCAAAGGATTGACATTTGATGAAGTGGAACTGTTGTGGAGGGAGAGAGCTTGGGGTAAGAATCCTCACACTAAAACCCTTCTTGAACGTGGAAATCAATCCTACTAA
- the LOC123905483 gene encoding UPF0481 protein At3g47200-like produces the protein MEAQPNGYVSELENELIEIIKGVVLPEMSGTHEQCIYKVPQTIRQANPQAYTPQTISIGPFHSPRGSISYNNNLHQMEELKQKYLKGFLNRTNICVGDLVSKLQEWENKIRNCYAGLVSFDSKDFLKIIIVDACFIIEHFLRYYSYTNWKENDPIFLKERLFLDIFNDLILLENQLPFFVLEEIYKFANINLQLPSFITITVNYFRRLNLQKINSIGLHPKHFTDLLRTFFLPTSVDFAQGEMEHEIEHLYSVSQLSEAGLVFEVSESKCLFDLKLDMGVLKMPRFEVHDKTELYMRNILTFEECHFSYQDSAYISQYFIILDYLINTEKDVSILVDNKIIVNWIGDDNAVATMVNTLCKNVTMPRFNLKYLSLCQKLNGFYENPRNKYKAIFVHEYFDTPWKMASTITAILLVLFTMIQAVCSIWSLVKS, from the coding sequence ATGGAGGCACAACCAAATGGTTATGTGAGTGAACTTGAGAATGAGTTGATTGAAATTATTAAAGGAGTGGTTCTTCCAGAAATGTCTGGAACCCATGAGCAATGCATTTACAAAGTACCACAAACAATTCGCCAAGCTAATCCACAAGCTTATACTCCTCAAACTATTTCCATCGGCCCTTTTCACAGTCCGCGTGGCTCAATTAGTTACAACAACAATTTGCACCAAATGGAAGAACTCAAACAAAAATATCTCAAAGGATTTCTAAATAGAACAAATATATGTGTGGGTGATTTGGTTTCCAAACTTCAAGAATGGGAAAATAAAATTCGAAATTGTTATGCAGGGCTTGTTAGCTTTGACAGCAAAGAtttcttaaaaattattatagttgATGCATGCTTCATAATTGAACATTTTCTTAGGTACTATAGTTACACAAATTGGAAGGAAAATGATCCTATCTTTTTAAAAGAAAGGCTATTCCTAGACATTTTTAATGACTTAATACTTCTTGAAAATCAACTACCTTTTTTTGTTCTTGAGGAGATATACAAATTTGCTAATATAAATCTTCAACTTCCATCCTTTATTACTATTACTGTAAATTATTTTCGTCGACTCAACCTACAGAAAATAAATTCCATAGGATTGCATCCAAAACATTTCACAGATCTTCTAAGAACATTTTTTCTACCAACATCAGTTGATTTTGCCCAAGGAGAAATGGAACATGAAATTGAACATCTATACAGTGTGAGTCAATTATCAGAAGCAGGATTAGTCTTTGAAGTTAGCGAAAGTAAATGCTTATTTGACTTGAAATTGGATATGGGTGTGTTGAAAATGCCACGCTTTGAAGTGCATGATAAAACAGAGTTATACATGAGAAATATATTAACATTTGAAGAATGTCACTTTTCATATCAAGATTCAGCATACATTTCTCAATACTTCATAATTTTAGATTATCTTATAAATACAGAAAAAGATGTGAGCATTTTAGTTGATAACAAAATCATTGTCAATTGGATTGGTGATGATAATGCAGTGGCTACAATGGTTAACACTCTTTGCAAAAATGTCACAATGCCTAGATTCAATTTAAAGTATCTATCTTTGTGTCAGAAGTTAAATGGTTTCTATGAAAACCctagaaacaaatataaggcTATCTTTGTACATGAGTATTTCGACACTCCTTGGAAAATGGCATCAACTATTACCGCAATATTGCTAGTTTTGTTTACTATGATCCAAGCTGTGTGTTCAATATGGTCATTAGTGAAGTCATAG
- the LOC123905486 gene encoding UPF0481 protein At3g47200-like has product MEEQPNGYVSELKSELNEMLEVVVLPEESETHEQCIYKVPQIIRQNNPQAYTPRIIAIGPFHSPPRGSVSDNNLNEMEKLKLKYLKGFLNRTNLCADDLVFKVQEWENKIRNCYAGPVSFDSDDFLKIIIVDACFIIEYFLRYASYPQWKENDPILSTRWLVNEIYRDLILLENQLPFFVLEEIYNLANISLEIPLSFIAITVWYFRRHNLQSIISEGLHPKHFTDLLRTFLLPSTFDFAQKEMGQTIKHVYSVSELSEAGLVFEVSESKCLLDLKFDKGVFKMPCFQMTDSTERYMRNITAFEECHISDTHSRYISQYLFFLDFLINTEKDVSILVNKKIIANWMGDANTVTTMVNTLCKNITIPKFNSHFVSLCHGLNGFYDNPRNKYKAIFVHEYFNTPWKKVSTITAVLLVLFTLIQAVCSIWSLVK; this is encoded by the coding sequence ATGGAGGAACAACCAAATGGTTATGTGAGTGAACTGAAGAGTGAATTGAATGAAATGCTTGAAGTAGTTGTTCTTCCAGAAGAGTCTGAAACGCATGAGCAATGCATCTACAAAGTACCACAGATAATTCGCCAAAATAATCCACAAGCTTATACACCTCGAATTATTGCCATCGGTCCTTTCCACAGTCCACCACGTGGCTCAGTTAGTGACAACAATTTGAACGAAATGGAAAAACTCAAACTCAAATATCTCAAAGGATTTCTAAATAGAACAAATCTATGTGCGGATGATTTGGTTTTCAAAGTTCAAGAGTGGGAAAATAAAATTCGAAATTGTTATGCAGGGCCTGTTAGCTTTGACAGcgatgattttttaaaaatcattataGTTGACGCATGCTTCATAATTGAATATTTTCTTAGGTACGCAAGTTACCCACAGTGGAAGGAAAATGATCCTATCTTATCAACACGATGGCTAGTTAATGAAATTTATCGTGACTTAATACTCCTTGAAAACCAGCTACCTTTTTTTGTTCTTGAAGAGATATACAATTTAGCTAATATAAGTCTTGAAATTCCATTATCATTTATTGCAATTACTGTATGGTATTTTAGGCGACACAACCTACAGAGCATAATTTCAGAAGGATTGCATCCAAAACATTTCACAGATCTTCTGAGAACATTTTTACTACCATCAACTTTTGATTTtgcacaaaaagaaatgggaCAAACAATTAAACATGTATATAGTGTGAGTGAATTATCAGAAGCAGGATTAGTCTTTGAAGTAAGTGAAAGTAAATGCTTACTTGACTTGAAATTTGATAAGGGTGTGTTTAAAATGCCGTGCTTTCAAATGACTGATTCAACAGAGAGATACATGAGGAATATAACAGCCTTTGAAGAATGTCACATATCAGATACACATTCAAGATACATTTCTCAGTAcctattttttttggattttcttaTTAATACAGAAAAGGATGTGAGCATCTTGgttaataagaaaattattgCCAATTGGATGGGTGACGCTAATACGGTGACTACAATGGTTAACACTCTTTGCAAAAATATCACAATACCTAAATTCAATTCACATTTTGTATCTTTATGTCATGGGTTAAATGGTTTCTATGACAACCctagaaacaaatataaggcTATATTTGTACATGAGTACTTCAACACTCCTTGGAAAAAGGTATCAACTATTACTGCAGTATTACTAGTTTTGTTTACTCTGATCCAGGCTGTATGTTCAATCTGGTCATTAGTGAAATGA
- the LOC123904749 gene encoding uncharacterized protein LOC123904749: MFKKRKLVDNSTSRSARHFKSPLFRNSQAVGEPVKDQQRITSLTESNSERNDKVTTANQRTQKCKQTINSSASKWNDYLTDDNLEFGFKRGFNSKDTSGSWNSDILEAITCEQRVEDDIHTDYKP; encoded by the exons ATGTTTAAGAAGCGCAAGTTGGTGGATAATTCAACTTCAAGAAGTGCCAGGCATTTTAAAAGCCCACTGTTCCGTAACTCTCAAG CTGTAGGGGAACCAGTGAAAGATCAACAAAGAATTACATCATTGACTGAAAGCAATTCAGAGAGAAATGATAAAGTGACAACAGCTAATCAAAGGACTCAGAAATGCAAACAAACAATTAACAGTTCAGCTTCCAAATGGAATGACTACTTAACTGATGACAACTTAGAATTTGGTTTCAAGAGAGGCTTTAACTCTAAGGACACTTCAGGCTCATGGAACAGTGACATTTTAGAAGCCATAACTTGTGAGCAAAGAGTAGAAGATGATATCCACACTGATTATAAGCCATAA
- the LOC123905484 gene encoding UPF0481 protein At3g47200-like has protein sequence MAAQPNGYVSELENELIELLEVVVLPEMSGTHEQCIYKVPQIIRKANPQAYTPQTISIGPFHSPRGSISDNNNLHQMEELKQKYLKGFLNRTNLCVGDLVSKLQEWENKIRNCYAGLVSFDSKDFLKIIIVDACFIIEHFLRYYSYTNWMENDPIFLKERLFKDIFNDLILLENQLPFFVLEEIYKFANINLQLPSFITITVNYFRRLNLQNINSIGLHPKHFTDLLRTFFLPSSFDSAQEEMEHEIEHLYSVSQLSEAGLVFEVSESKCLFDLKLDMGVLKMPRFEVHDKTELYMRNILTFEECHFSYQDSAFISQYFIILDYLINTEKDVSILVDNKIIVNWIGDDIAVATMVNTLCKNVAMPRFNLKYLSLCQKLNGFYENPRNKYKAIFVHEYFNTPWKIASTITAVLLVLFTLIQAVCSIWSLVKS, from the coding sequence ATGGCGGCACAACCAAATGGTTATGTGAGTGAACTTGAGAATGAGTTGATTGAATTGCTTGAAGTAGTGGTTCTTCCAGAAATGTCTGGAACCCATGAGCAATGCATTTACAAAGTACCACAAATAATTCGCAAAGCTAATCCACAAGCTTATACTCCTCAAACTATTTCCATCGGCCCTTTTCACAGTCCGCGTGGCTCAATTAGTGACAACAACAATTTGCACCAAATGGAAGAACTCAAACAAAAATATCTCAAAGGATTTCTAAATAGAACAAATCTATGTGTGGGTGATTTGGTTTCCAAACTTCAAGAATGGGAAAATAAAATTCGAAATTGTTATGCAGGGCTTGTTAGCTTTGACAGCAAAGAtttcttaaaaattattatagttgATGCATGCTTCATAATTGAACATTTTCTTAGGTACTATAGTTACACAAATTGGATGGAAAATGATCCTATCTTTTTAAAAGAAAGGCTATTCAAAGACATTTTTAATGACTTAATACTTCTTGAAAATCAACTACCTTTTTTTGTTCTTGAGGAGATATACAAATTTGCTAATATAAATCTTCAACTTCCATCCTTTATTACTATTACTGTAAATTATTTTCGTCGACTCAACCTACAGAACATAAATTCAATAGGATTGCATCCAAAACATTTCACAGATCTTCTGAGAACATTTTTCCTACCATCATCATTTGATTCTGCCCAAGAAGAAATGGAACATGAAATTGAACATCTATACAGTGTGAGTCAATTATCAGAAGCAGGATTAGTCTTTGAAGTTAGTGAAAGTAAATGCTTATTTGACTTGAAATTGGATATGGGTGTGTTGAAAATGCCACGCTTTGAAGTGCATGATAAAACAGAGTTATACATGAGAAATATATTAACATTTGAAGAATGTCACTTTTCATATCAAGATTCAGCATTCATTTCTCAATACTTCATAATTTTAGATTATCTTATAAATACAGAAAAAGATGTGAGCATCTTAGTTGATAACAAAATCATTGTCAATTGGATTGGTGATGATATTGCAGTGGCTACAATGGTTAACACTCTTTGCAAAAATGTCGCAATGCCTAGATTCAATTTAAAGTATCTATCTTTGTGTCAGAAGTTAAATGGTTTCTATGAAAACCctagaaacaaatataaggcTATCTTTGTACATGAGTACTTCAACACTCCTTGGAAAATCGCATCAACTATTACTGCAGTATTGCTAGTTTTGTTTACTCTGATCCAGGCTGTATGTTCAATATGGTCATTAGTGAAGTCATAg
- the LOC123904751 gene encoding MRN complex-interacting protein-like encodes MASSSSTVFIALQCFHCSTMQVKQKKKSSNKWNCAVCNQKQSVRKVFAQGYKAKDIRTFVQSFNRSRKSLDDDQQWLQAGTLNHEMEHVDGESEFPNELNNNKSYAFNLYCHCNIEDDFEPLVVTEMPKDMFKKRKLVDNSTSRSARHFKSPLFRNAQAAGKPVKDQRRIALVSESNLERNDKVTTANPRTGKCKQTINSWKTLRSKSPMKFLPIEGNHNTRSLSLMEKFRRGTKLKSFPIERMKQVLSENSTFVKNLGVNHAENISALSIEMEET; translated from the exons ATGGCGTCGTCTTCTTCAACAGTCTTCATCGCTCTCCAATGCTTCCATTGCTCCACTATGCag GTGAAACAGAAGAAGAAAAGCAGCAACAAATGGAACTGCGCAGTGTGCAATCAGAAACAATCTGTTCGCAAAGTCTTCGCTCAAGGATACAAGGCTAAGGACATTCGTACCTTCGTTCAATCCTTCAACAGGTCTCGCAAATCTCTTGATGATGACCAGCAGTGGCTCCAAGCCGGAACCCTAAATCATGAAATGGAACACGTTGATGGAGAATCTGAATTTCCAAATGAGCTGAATAATAATAAG AGTTACGCCTTTAATCTTTATTGTCATTGCAACATAG AAGACGATTTTGAGCCGTTGGTAGTGACTGAGATGCCAAAGGACATGTTCAAGAAGCGCAAGCTGGTGGATAATTCAACTTCAAGAAGTGCCAGGCATTTTAAAAGCCCACTCTTCCGGAACGCTCAAG CTGCAGGGAAACCGGTGAAAGATCAGAGAAGAATTGCATTAGTGTCTGAAAGCAATTTAGAGAGAAATGATAAAGTGACAACCGCTAATCCAAGGACTGGGAAATGCAAACAAACAATTAACAG TTGGAAAACCCTCCGTTCGAAGTCTCCAATGAAATTCCTACCAATAGAAGGGAACCACAACACTAGAAGCTTGAGCCTAATGGAGAAGTTCAGAAGGGGCACAAAGTTGAAAAGTTTTCCTATAGAGAGAATGAAACAG GTTTTGAGTGAAAATTCGACCTTTGTGAAAAATCTTGGCGTTAATCATGCCGAAAATATTTCTGCATTGTCTATTGAAATGGaggaaacataa
- the LOC123905487 gene encoding uncharacterized protein LOC123905487 yields the protein MASSSSTVFIALQCFHCSTMQVKQKKKSSNKWNCAVCNQKQSVRKVFAQGYKAKDIRTFVQSFNMSRKSLDDDQQWLQAGTLNHAPEYADGESEFPNDLNNNNKCTDWTVYLDNDDCRATERAEQEHHEDDFELLVVTELPKNMLKKRKLVDNSNSRSARHFKSPLFRNSQDVGEPVKDQGRITVLTESNSERNNIVTTANQRTQKCKQTINSSASKWNDYLTDDNLEFGFKRGFNSKDTSSSWNNDILEAITCEQRVEDDIHPDFM from the exons ATGGCGTCGTCTTCTTCAACAGTCTTTATCGCTCTCCAATGCTTCCATTGCTCCACTATGCag gtgaaacagaaaaagaaaagcagCAACAAATGGAACTGTGCAGTGTGCAATCAGAAACAATCTGTTCGCAAAGTCTTCGCTCAAGGATACAAGGCTAAAGACATTCGCACATTCGTTCAATCCTTCAACATGTCTCGCAAATCTCTTGATGATGACCAGCAGTGGCTCCAAGCCGGAACCCTAAATCATGCACCGGAATACGCTGACGGAGAATCTGAATTTCCAAATGatctgaataataataataagtgtACCGATTGGACTGTGTATCTCGACAATGACGATTGTCGCGCCACCGAGAGAGCTGAACAAGAGCATCATG AAGATGATTTTGAGCTGTTGGTAGTGACTGAGTTGCCGAAGAACATGCTCAAGAAGCGCAAGTTGGTGGATAATTCAAATTCAAGAAGTGCTAGGCATTTTAAAAGCCCACTGTTCCGAAACTCTCAAG ATGTAGGGGAACCAGTCAAAGATCAGGGAAGAATCACAGTATTGACTGAAAGCAATTCAGAGAGAAATAATATAGTGACAACAGCTAATCAGAGGACTCAGAAATGCAAACAAACAATTAACAGTTCAGCTTCCAAATGGAATGACTACTTAACTGATGACAACTTAGAATTTGGTTTCAAGAGAGGCTTTAACTCTAAGGACACTTCAAGCTCATGGAACAATGACATCTTAGAGGCCATAACTTGCGAGCAAAGAGTAGAAGATGATATCCACCCTGATTTTATGTGA